The Micromonospora sp. NBC_00421 DNA window GGCCGACCTCGTCGACGGCATGAAGGGCACCACGCCGCTCACGCCGCTCACCGACGACTTCAAGCAGCGGCTACGCTCCGTCGACCCGAAGTTGACCGACTACCTCTACGCGGCGGAGACGTACGACGCGGTCATGATCAGTTCGTTGGCCGCCCAGCTGGCCGGGAGCACCGATCCGGCCGACATCGCCAAGCAGATCGTCGGGGTGACCACCAACGGTCGCCGCTGCACCGATGCGGCGAGCTGCCTGCCGCTGGCCCGGGACGGCCAGGACATCGAGTACCGCGGCCAGTCGCTGACCCGCGCCGGCTTCACCGACCTCGGGGAGCCGGCCACCGCCAGCTACGCGACCCTGCACTTCGACAACCAGAAGATCAACGACGCGAAGACCGAGTTCGTGGGCGCCGGAGACGAGTCCGGGGTGAGCACCAAGGCCGCACCCAAGCCGAAGAAGCAGCGGGGCGGGCGCAACGACAGCAGCGACGGCTCCCCGCTGATCCTCGGCGGCCTGCTGCCCAAGACCGGTGACCTGGCCCTGGCCTATCCGCCCCTGGCGGCCGGCGTGGCGTTGGCGATCAAGGAGATCAACGCCGCGGGTGGGGTGCTCGGCGACCCGGTGACCTGGTTCGACGGTGACGACGGCACCAACCCGGCCGTCGCCAAGGCCACCGTGGCGTCGCACGTCAGGAACAAGGTCCAGGTGATCATCGGGGCCGCCGCGTCCGGGATCTCCGCCGCCGTGCTGCCGGACGTGGTGGCGGCGGGGAAGATCCTCTTCTCGCCGTCCAACACCGATGCGGGGTTGAGCCAGGCCGACGACAAGGGCCTCTACTTCCGGACCGCTCCGCCGGACAGCCTCCAGGGCCGGGCCCTGGCCGACGTGATCCTCCGCGACGGCCCGCACAAGATCGTGGTGGTGGCCCGCAAGGACTCCTACGGTGAGGGCCTCCAGGAGACCGTCCGCGCCGAGCTGGAGCGGGCCGGCTTCGGCAGTGACCGGGTGAAGCTGTTCACCTACGACCCGCCGGCCGACGCCAAGGCCCCGCCTGTCGACTTCGGCAACCTGGCCGGTGAGATCAAGAACTACCGTCCGGAGGCCGTGCTGGTCATCGGCTTCGGCGAGTCCGCCGGGCTGATCAAGGCACTGGCCGACGCGGGCGTACCGATCCGACACTGACGCCGACGTCGCCGGGGGCGGCACCGGAGCTGGTGCCGCCCCCGGCTCCGTCAGCGCGGCCGGCGACGGTCCAGGAAGTCGGTCATCCGGCGGTGCTTCTCCTCGTCCTCGAAGAGCACCGCCTGGCTGACCAGGTCCAGCTGCGGGTGGGCGGCGACCGGGGCGTCCACCGCGAGCTTGGTCAACCGCAGCGCCAGCGCGGAGCCCTCGGCCATCTCGTCGAGCAGCCCGTGCGCGGTGGGCAGCAGCTCCGCCGGCTCCGCCACCACCCGGTTCACCAGACCGATCCGTAGCGCCTCGTCGGCGTCGACCCGCCGACCGGTGAAGAGCAGTTCCTTGGCCCGGCCCTCGCCGACCAGCGCCGGCAACCGGTGGGTCGCCCCGGCACCGGCCAGGATGCCCAACCGCACCTCGGGCTGGCCGAAGACCGCCCGGGCCGTACACACCCGCAGATCGCAGGCGTACGCCAGCTCCGCGCCGCCGCCCAACGCGGGACCGTCCACGGCGGCCACGCTCGGCATCGGCAGGGCCCGGAGCCGGGCGAAGGCCGCCGAGTTGATCGCGGCGAGGGCGTCCAGCCGACCCCGCTCCCGCAGCTGGCCGATGTCGGCACCACCGGCGAAGAGCCCGTCCGCGCCGCCGGTGAGCAGCAGCAACCGGGGCCGGGCCTCCAGGTCGGCGCAGACGTCGTGCAGTGCGCCGATCAGGTCGGCGTCGATGGCGTTGCGCTTCTCCGGCCGGTCCAGCGTCACCACCACCCGGTCGGGCAGCTCCTCCACCCGCAGCCCGCTCATCGCCGCCGACCGTCCTGCCACGAGTAGAAGCCCTGCCCGGACTTCTTGCCGAGCTTCCCGGCGGCGACCATCTCGACAAGCAGCGGCGGCGGTGCGAACCGGTCCCCGTACGCGGCCTGGAGGGTGCGGGCGATGTCCAGCCGCACGTCCAGCCCGACCAGGTCGGTCAGCTCCAACGGGCCGACCGGGTGCCGGTAGCCGAGCACCATCGCCTTGTCCACGTCGGCCGGCTCGGCCACCCCGTCGGCCACCATCCGGATCGCCTCCAGGCCGAGGGTCACCCCGAGCCGGGAGGTGGCGAAGCCGGGCATGTCGCGTACCACGACGGGGTCCTTGCCCAGCCGGCCGGCGAGCGCGACGGCCGCCGCGGTGGTCTCCGGTGCGGTGGCCGCGCCGACCACGACCTCCAGCAGGGCCATCACCCAGACCGGGTTGAAGAAGTGCAGCCCGAGGAAGGACTCCGGCCGGGCCAGCCCCTCGGCCAGTTCGCCGATGGGGATGCTCGAGGTGTTGCTGCCCAGCAGCGCCGGGCGCAGCCGTTCCGCCTCGGCCAGCACCGACCGCTTCAGCTCCGACCGCTCGGGCACCGCCTCGACGACCACCTCCGGTGCCGGGGCGATCTCGGCGAGCGCGCTCCGCAGGGTGATCCGCGACCGTTGCGCGGCGGCCTCGTCGCCGCCGAGCTTCCCGCGCTGCACCGCCCGCTCGCACAGCTCGTCGAGGCGGACGGCGGCGGCCTCGGCCCGACCCCGGTCCACCTCCACAAGCTCGACGGCGTAGCCCGCGCCGGCCGCCACGTAGGCGATGCCGAGCCCCATCGTGCCGGCCCCGACGACGACAAGACGACTCATCGCTGCTCCCTCACTGCGCACGGTGGCGTGCGGGGTCTCCGGCACGCCCTGCCGCTCGCTTCGCTCGCTCATGGGTGCGACCCTATGCAGCACCGT harbors:
- a CDS encoding ABC transporter substrate-binding protein; this encodes MLVTRGPRAATLAACASFLLAVSACGTTDKPEEAATPQVRLYGTDGNMQNSFAAELKDRADLVDGMKGTTPLTPLTDDFKQRLRSVDPKLTDYLYAAETYDAVMISSLAAQLAGSTDPADIAKQIVGVTTNGRRCTDAASCLPLARDGQDIEYRGQSLTRAGFTDLGEPATASYATLHFDNQKINDAKTEFVGAGDESGVSTKAAPKPKKQRGGRNDSSDGSPLILGGLLPKTGDLALAYPPLAAGVALAIKEINAAGGVLGDPVTWFDGDDGTNPAVAKATVASHVRNKVQVIIGAAASGISAAVLPDVVAAGKILFSPSNTDAGLSQADDKGLYFRTAPPDSLQGRALADVILRDGPHKIVVVARKDSYGEGLQETVRAELERAGFGSDRVKLFTYDPPADAKAPPVDFGNLAGEIKNYRPEAVLVIGFGESAGLIKALADAGVPIRH
- a CDS encoding enoyl-CoA hydratase/isomerase family protein; translated protein: MSGLRVEELPDRVVVTLDRPEKRNAIDADLIGALHDVCADLEARPRLLLLTGGADGLFAGGADIGQLRERGRLDALAAINSAAFARLRALPMPSVAAVDGPALGGGAELAYACDLRVCTARAVFGQPEVRLGILAGAGATHRLPALVGEGRAKELLFTGRRVDADEALRIGLVNRVVAEPAELLPTAHGLLDEMAEGSALALRLTKLAVDAPVAAHPQLDLVSQAVLFEDEEKHRRMTDFLDRRRPR
- a CDS encoding 3-hydroxyacyl-CoA dehydrogenase family protein, with the protein product MSRLVVVGAGTMGLGIAYVAAGAGYAVELVEVDRGRAEAAAVRLDELCERAVQRGKLGGDEAAAQRSRITLRSALAEIAPAPEVVVEAVPERSELKRSVLAEAERLRPALLGSNTSSIPIGELAEGLARPESFLGLHFFNPVWVMALLEVVVGAATAPETTAAAVALAGRLGKDPVVVRDMPGFATSRLGVTLGLEAIRMVADGVAEPADVDKAMVLGYRHPVGPLELTDLVGLDVRLDIARTLQAAYGDRFAPPPLLVEMVAAGKLGKKSGQGFYSWQDGRRR